The following coding sequences lie in one Musa acuminata AAA Group cultivar baxijiao chromosome BXJ3-1, Cavendish_Baxijiao_AAA, whole genome shotgun sequence genomic window:
- the LOC135628357 gene encoding polygalacturonase-like — translation MADGVYNVKDYGAAGDGKTDNTKVVEDSTDKELLHGLTTNAKRQMIANPYPCFVTNATIKSISSIDSKFFHIHVFESRNIIFDSIKISAPQDSPNTDGIHIAESTNIQVANSVIGTGDDCISIGPGCTNLTIFKVLCGPGHGISVGSLGRNAGEKDVIGLNVSNCNLTGTTNGLRIKTLQSSPSRLKATDFVFEHIIMNNVYNPIIINQNYCPSDNCPKKDPSLVKIKNIKYRNIVGTFLSPIAYNLVCSEVAPCEGVELSDISLKYNGNEKQPKNASICVHVYGSSNGNVKPDPCI, via the exons ATGGCTGAcggtgtttacaatgtgaagGATTATGGAGCAGCAGGAGATGGCAAAACCGATAACACAAAG GTGGTGGAAGATTCAACggacaaggagcttctgcatggccttacAACCAATGCAAAAAGACAAATGATTGCAAACCCTTACCCATG TTTCGTCACGAACGCAACCATCAAAAGCATTTCTTCTATCGACAGCAAGTTCTTCCACATTCATGTCTTTGAATCAAGAAACATTATCTTTGATTCCATCAAGATCAGTGCTCCTCAAGATAGCCCCAACACTGATGGCATTCACATCGCCGAGTCGACCAATATCCAGGTTGCCAATTCAGTCATCGGCACCGGTGATGACTGCATCTCCATCGGCCCGGGCTGCACCAATCTGACCATCTTTAAGGTGTTATGCGGCCCAGGCCATGGCATCAGCGTCGGTAGTCTCGGCAGAAATGCTGGTGAGAAAGATGTAATCGGGCTGAACGTGAGTAATTGCAATCTTACCGGTACAACAAATggattgaggatcaagacattgcaatcttctccatctaggttgaaggccactgatttcgtctttgaacacatcatcatgaataatgtcTATAACCCCATCATCATAAATCAGAACTATTGCCCATCAGATAACTGTCCCAAAAAG GATCCTTCTCTAGTTAAGATCAAGAATATCAAGTACAGAAATATCGTGGGGACCTTTCTCTCGCCAATAGCTTATAATCTAGTGTGCAGCGAGGTTGCTCCATGTGAGGGCGTGGAGCTCAGTGACATCAGCTTGAAGTACAACGGCAACGAAAAGCAACCCAAAAATGCTTCTATTTGTGTTCATGTCTATGGTAGCTCCAATGGCAACGTGAAACCTGACCCGTGCATCTGA
- the LOC135628356 gene encoding polygalacturonase-like, with amino-acid sequence MADGVYNVKDYGAAGDGKTDNTKVVEDSTDKELLHGLTTNAKRQMIANPYPCFVTNATIKSISSIDSKFFHIHVFESRNIIFDSIKISAPQDSPNTDGIHIAESTNIQVANSVIGTGDDCISIGPGCTNLTIFKVLCGPGHGISVGSLGRNAGEKDVIGLNVSNCNLTGTTNGLRIKTLQSSPSRLKATDFVFEHIIMNNVYNPIIINQNYCPSDNCPKKDPSLVKIKNIKYRNIVGTFLSPIAYNLVCSEVAPCEGVELSDISLKYNGNEKQPKNASICVHVYGSSNGNVKPDPCI; translated from the exons ATGGCTGAcggtgtttacaatgtgaagGATTATGGAGCAGCAGGAGATGGCAAAACCGATAACACAAAG GTGGTGGAAGATTCAACggacaaggagcttctgcatggccttacAACCAATGCAAAAAGACAAATGATTGCAAACCCTTACCCATG TTTCGTCACGAACGCAACCATCAAAAGCATTTCTTCTATCGACAGCAAGTTCTTCCACATTCATGTCTTTGAATCAAGAAACATTATCTTTGATTCCATCAAGATCAGTGCTCCTCAAGATAGCCCCAACACTGATGGCATTCACATCGCCGAGTCGACCAATATCCAGGTTGCCAATTCAGTCATCGGCACCGGTGATGACTGCATCTCCATCGGCCCGGGCTGCACCAATCTGACCATCTTTAAGGTGTTATGCGGCCCAGGCCATGGCATCAGCGTCGGTAGTCTCGGCAGAAATGCTGGTGAGAAAGATGTAATCGGGCTGAACGTGAGTAATTGCAATCTTACCGGTACAACAAATggattgaggatcaagacattgcaatcttctccatctaggttgaaggccactgatttcgtctttgaacacatcatcatgaataatgtcTATAACCCCATCATCATAAATCAGAATTATTGCCCATCAGATAACTGTCCCAAAAAG GATCCTTCTCTAGTTAAGATCAAGAATATCAAGTACAGAAATATCGTGGGGACCTTTCTCTCGCCAATAGCTTATAATCTAGTGTGCAGCGAGGTTGCTCCATGTGAGGGCGTGGAGCTCAGTGACATCAGCTTGAAGTACAACGGCAACGAAAAGCAACCCAAAAATGCTTCTATTTGTGTTCATGTCTATGGTAGCTCCAATGGCAACGTGAAACCTGACCCGTGCATCTGA